gtccctgtccctcccccctctcaacccaacaacaacctctccaccaccaccaccaccaccaccaccaccaccaccaccataccTCTCCACCCACAACTTCCTCAGCACCCCATAAATAAACTGATACTGCCCCTCCGCCTgcaccatcatcttcctttGCTCCCTCAACTGATTCACCGTGTCGAAAATCAaatcctccccagcaccatCCCCCAGTCTCActactcccccccctcgctcccctcaccctccccatccccatccctatcccactcccccttccctcttcccccctctttcacTGACCGACCCGCGCCTCGAGTTGTTCGCAGTAGcaaccatctcatcccaccGCTCCAACACCCCAgcctccaactccctcatcAAATGCTCCAGCGCGATAAACGTCCCCgacctccccaccccagcAGAGCAGTGCACAATCCTCGGATTATGCGGCCCCGCATTCTTCTCCCTCGACAAGCCCATCAGCGTAAAAAAAGAGTCCAAGTCCTCCATCGCCGGGACGCCAAAATCCGGCCACTTTTTATAGAGAAAGTGCCAGAGAATCTTTTCCTCCACTGGCCCCCCCACCACTCGACACACTCGATTCAGTAGGTGAGGGGACataatcctcctccaaaacaggAACCTCGAGCGTGCCAGACGACGAGGTGGCAGCACCAGGAGACTTCATCTTGACGTCCATATCCGCATCCCTCTCCGTTTCCCTCGTCGCCGCAGAGCTCGGTTCAGGAGTTTTATCTCGTCCGTTGGTGAAAAGCCGAACCGGAGAGCGGGATTTCTTCCTGTTTTgtcccccgccgccaccgccgcggGAATGGATTGTAATGACCAGCTTGCGTAGCTCAATCGCGTCCCCTGCCGGGGTGGGCTCCAACCCGTCGCACCGGACCGTCGCCCTGaacccatccccaaactcaTCCCTCTCGTTGATCTCAAGTGGGGGGTCTTCCTGGCTCCGTGGAAAGTAAGGAAAACACTTCTCCATGTGCCCCTCGTGCGTCTCGGTCAACATGACAATCACACCCGGCGATTCGACCTgttccaccaccatcctccagaCGTGGTCCATCGAGTTTTGCTTTGGACCCTGCATGGCGATGTACCGGTCTGGTTCTCTCGGCCGGCCGCTGATGGGGAAAGGGTGCAGGACGATGGGGGAGGCGTTGACGTAGTCGAGTTTTCCTTCTGGGACCTGGAGCTTGATCCGGTGGTTGTGCCAGGGTTGGATGTTCATGTACCTGTCCAGTTTTCGGAGATGGGGCCCTTTCACGCGAGCCCAGCGGAAGTCGGGGGAGAAGCTGGACGAGTTTTCGTTTTCGAGGCCTTGTTGGATGCGCATTCTTTCGAGCCAGACTAGTTCGCCGAATTTGAATTCGATGTCTGACACAAACACAAGTTAGTGATGTGAAAAAGtcagggggaggaaagggaatTACTGACCTATCTCGTTTGATTCCAGAAACGCGGGCATCTTCACCTGCTTTGGTGCTCGCAAcaatgaggatgatgatgatgatgatgatgatgatgatggcttctccttcagttgttgctgttgttgttgttgtggttgttgttgtggtacCTGCAGCGACTGCTGTCCACTCTCCCCATTATTCTCCCCAGCCGTCTGTAGCCCACTCGTATCCATCTTCAAACTCAAAGGTGACACCGGCCTGCCATCAACCGAACCAGCAACCGGCGCAGTCGCCAAAGGTGAATGCGGCATCGACGCGGGAGGCGAATCGCGCGCCCGCTTCTGCGACCGGTGGAAAACCCGACTAAAAGGGCTGAGCTTCCCGCCAAACGGTCTCAGCGGCGACTCGGGCGCCGGCAGAGGAAGATCGCCAGGTGGAGGGGTGATCTTTCCGGTTGGATCAGTCGTcgagttgttgttgctgctgctagGTCCAGCAAGACCGTTGGTTATTAGCGGGGGACCAGCAGGCAGCTCCTTTTTGGCCCGCCTGAACCGTGGGAGGTGGGCCATGGTTGGCATGGATGGCGATGAGCTGAGGAGGAACAGGCGCCGCTTGATGTGCTCCGTGGCGTTACGTGTTGGGATTACGGTTTCGGTTTGGCTGTGTATGTGGCACACAACACGAAGCAGTTCGGATTATTATTATGGAGATCGTTGTGGTAGGGAGGGTAGTGTTGAGGCGGTGACTGGTTGcgcaagagagaaaaaaaaaaggttaaaACGGAGAGGGGCGATGAAACGGTTACTCAAAAGGTGAGGAGAGACCAGTGGGCGAAAGGTGCGATGGAGGGGAAAAAgtgaggcggaggaggggacgaCGAGGTAATATGTcgggcggtggcggcgacgAGGGGTAAAATAGGTCGAtctcttttccacccccCGGTATTACTTGCAGTAGGTGAGCAGGTCACCTCTTTCGTCggagctcttcttcttgtcgggTCGTCTCTTTGAAGATTAGAtcagaaaaaggggggccCCAGGACAAGGCTATTGTTTGTCTCTGACCCGGCCGGGAGCAAGCGAgtttgtctctctctctctctctctctctctctctctctcttttgaGGAACATCAAACAGGAGCCTCTGGAAGGAAGGTGACGTTTTTGTTATTTGTCGCAAAGGAGACTGATGACTGGTCGGAAATGTTGCGCTTCTGCATCTTTTTATGCAACTGACTTGGACGCCCAGAGGCGGCTGCACAGCGGGTGCTTTGCAAATCCCGCTCCAGCGCTGAAATTAGCGGCAGCAGTGGAGCCCCTTTTCATGGGTTAATTTTCCTTTGGAATTCCCGCAGAAGCTCACCAGTGGGTGTTGGTGACCGGGGCCCTGGCCGGCTTTGCGGCTGGTGAAGAAGCCAATGAAACCTCACACCAAGCGTCATATCAGACGGATGATAATGGTACCCAACCTCGAGACACCCGTCAGGCACATCTGCCATGGCAATGGACAGCCCTGACTTGCTCGTCCTCTCACTGCATATGCAGCTGACGTGCTAACAGCCTCACGCGATCACCTCAGTCAACAGATCGACATTGTTCTGTTGGCCACATAATAAAACAGAGAGATTGGTCACGGACAGGTCAATGTGTGAAAAAAGGTCACCTGTGTCTCTACAAGACCTTGATCTTGTCCCTGCTCtacttcttcccccccctctccctctccctccccctccccacctcctccaccccagccTCAACCTGTATCCTaaccgcctccctcaacttctgcaccacctccccctgccCCGAAAACGCCCTCTCCAGAatctcatccatctccctctccaccttggccacattcctcccccccatatTCTTattccctcccccaccaaccttcaAATCAACAAACACCCCCGCCCACCTCTTCGTAAAAGCAACaatgctcctcctcagctcatcatccaactGCTCATGaacatccacctccccttctttaccccctcctccctccttgaCCCCAttccctctgcctcctcctcctcctcctcccaaacccagcagTGAACTTCCCGGAATATACCCCCAATCGTCCCCCCAAACTGCCCACCCgttcccaaacccccctgaTTAGATTCCCCCCTACCGGCTTCAATATTCCGTCCCAAATCTGCCCAAAATGCTGCATCTCCCTGATCCTCCCCGAGACCGACTGCGTACCAATATGCACGTTTCTGATGTCGCCAATCTCGAGCGTCACAAGCTCGTTCTTGAGGATAAGCAAGTTCTTAATCATAAACAGATCTGGGTCGGTACCCTTGTGGGGAGCTGCGCGGATGCGGGCCTCGGCGCGGTGAAGGCATGAGATGGACTCCCGGAGCAggctgaagatgatgggggagttgCGTTGCTATTGGACAGGTTAGATGGGAGtgtggatgggaaaggggggcgggagagagagagagggaaaacaTACGCAGCGTTCTTTGGGCATGGATTGATCAAACATGACCAACAGCTCAATAGCTCGCTTGATAGGGGGGAAAGCGTTCGAGGAGGAGTCATTGTTGGTTACTGGCCCGATCTTGAGCGAGTCTGGGGCGACGGCTGCCTTGGTGATGGATTTGGATATCTCGGCTTCGAAAAGAGCGTCGGTGAACGTCCAGAGGTGCTCAGTAAGTAGCCGCGCGGTGAGCTCCCTGCAGTGAGCCACAAACGGGGTttcatcctcgtcgaagTCCAACAGGAGATACTCGTTGGTGACCCAGCCTGTTATGTTGCACACTGTTCTCAGGTCGCTATTGTGGAGAACAGActggaggttggtggcgaCAGGGGCGACGTTTGTGCCCGTGACCAAAGACCCGGCGTGGGAGGATTTGAGGGCGGTGAAGGCAGATTTGGGGTCGGTTGAGTATTGGGTCTCGATGGCGAAGATTTTCCGGAAGAGGGAGGCTTCATTGTAGGAACGCTCGTAGCACTGCTTGACGAAGTTACGGGCCGCGGTCTCGACGGATTCCTTGGCTTCTGAGCGGAAGGCGTCGAGGTCGCTTTGAATTAGTGGTTTCAGGTCTCTTTCTCTGACGGCCCAGTAGGCGTAGAAGATGTTGTTGGCTGTGTTGGCATATATGTCCCAGTTGAGTGCTGTTTGCGGATGGCCGTTTTGATCGTAGACGTTGCGGATGACGGTCTGGATGTTTGGTATTAAGGAGTAGGACTCCAGCAATGTCTCTTCAAACCGGCCATAAGCCAGGGCGTGCCGTGCGGACTCGGACCCCGTAGCCAATATTTGTTTGGAAATTTCGGCAGAAACTCGGTTGAGGCGATTGGTGAAGCCAACTTCGAGCAAGTGCAGAGCCTTGGTGAGCAGGGCCTGATAGCGGGCAAGATAAGACTCGGCATCTCGGTACGTCGTGTTTTTCGTCATGAAGGCTATGCAAGAGTCGAGGCTTGACAAAATATCGGCAAACGCGTCGTCCTCCACAAGTCGGCCTGCTCCTGGAGCATTGAGTCGTCTGCTGACATTGTCCAGATACGCGTAGTAGTGAAGATCTGTGCCAACATCATCGGCCAGCTTCTGCAACCGTTTCTGCTCTGTGAGTAGGTCGTCGCATTGGGCCTTGAAAGAGCCGGTTTGTTCGTCAACTGCCCGGAACGACTGGCTCAGGGATTCGAGAACCTTGAGAGCACTATTCGCATCTTCAACGAGGGTGCCCAAGTGTCGTTCGGTCATGACCAGCTGATCGTGGTACAACAGGAATTCCTGTTGACTTGCTTCCAGTAGCTCCTTGTCCAGCTCGGCATCGTGAGCGTCCTGTTCGACCGGCAGCTTTGCCGCCAAAGACTCCGAAACGCCCAATGCTTCCCACGTTCGGCCATGTcgtatcctcctccccttcttcttcttgtggTGTGGCCTTCCACCTATTTGGGCCTTGACAATGTCGTAGAAATCCGAGTACGACTTTGCTCTTCGTGACAAGGTAGGTTCTGGTGGGGAATTGGtgtcttcttggtcttcgaAAAGAACTGGGAGCGATCCCGCGCCATCGACATTGTCTACACCCTGTACATATGGAGCTTGTCAGTCAAGAGTATTTCTTGAGTATATAGCTCCTGAGAGCCCAGACCACTTACATTTGGAGGCTGGAGCAGTGACTTCTTTCTTTGATGGCCTGAGCTTTGCGCCTgtcgctgctgttgttggtagtCGGGTACAAAGCTGTACCAGGAGTCTTCAAACATTTTTGTTTCTTAGCTCCCGTGGGATTCGGTCGATTTGTTGCTAACACCGGCTCCGGTGGCCGTCTCCGTATGTCTTCTCGGATGCCGCGTATATCTGGCCGCAACGCAACAGGCGGGACCCTTCACCGCGGCCGACAGCACGCCCTGGCTCCCTAAAAGTGCCCCACAATCCAGTGGTGGGATGCGGGGCGCACGGGCCGCATGTTAAGCTCTTTGATGCCAAGACATGAGCTTGGGGACCATCTTATTGAAGAAAAAGGTTCATGCCTGCTGCATCCGAAGACAGCCTCGTGAACACCCAGTGACCTCACCATATCTCGGGCCATCACGGGTATTTCAGTCGAACTCGGCTACCCAAGGCATTTTCGTGGTCAGGGTATGAAGTCGACGATAATCCGAGCTCTTCTGTTCTCTCACCTCTGACACAAAGGAATCTGGAAGCCAATCAGACCCGGCATATAAGTCAGCACTCAGAGACAGTTCAAGATAGCCTCGTCTGCCATGTATCGCACAGCTCTACGACAGACCGCCAGGACAGCAAGGCCTTCGCAATGGGTACGGCATTCGAGTACCGGGGGGGAAGCTCAGCCTCGCCGTTCCATCATCCCTCTCGTCGCTGGAGCTGTCCTTGTGGgagctggcgctggtggttTCTGGGCTTACCAAAACTACTCCCAACTATCCAAGCAACAAGAACAGGTTCGAAGCCCTAAACAGGCAGAAAAGGCCGAGATTCTCCGTGAGAAACCACGGAAGAAGGCAAAGTCTAGGGAGGAGAGCAATGAACTGATCAGCCCTCAACATGTCCAAGTCAAGCACAGTCATGACCACCCCGGCGTCTATGCTTGGGGTTCCAATGTGGGCAAGGTTGCTGCTCCTGACTCCAAGGAATCCAACATCAAGACACCACGGAGGATTCCCTTCTTTGACGGCCAGATTCTCAGGGATTTGAAGCTGGAACGAGACTTTGGCGTGGCAGTCAACGAGAAGGGCGACCTAGTTCAGTGGGGTGTCGGCTACAACAGAGATGCCCCCGGCCCGGAAGTTACCCTCAGGGGCAAAGATGTCACCAAGATCGCCGTCTCCCGGGACCGTGTCATTGCCCTCTCGTCCAACGGACAAGTCTACTCCATTCCTGTTGCCAAAGCTGACCAGGCCTTTGCCGAAAACACACCAAACTCTCATTCTTCCTGGTCCATTTGGTCCGGCTCCCCCAGCCTCACCCAGCACTACAGGACCCTCAAGCCTGCCAACTTGGGTTGGAACGAACAAGTGGTTGATGTCAAGTCCGGCCTTGAACACTGTCTGATGCTCACCTCCAGGGGTCGCGTCTTCTCGGCCGCCTCTAGCACAGAGGACTTTCCTTCCCGAGGTCAGCTCGGTGTTCCTGGGCTGACGTGGCAAAACCGCCCAGCTGGTCCATATGACCAGCCTCACGAGGTCGGCGGACTGCGCGGTTTCAAGGTCAGGGAGATCGCCACGGGTGA
The sequence above is a segment of the Podospora pseudoanserina strain CBS 124.78 chromosome 5, whole genome shotgun sequence genome. Coding sequences within it:
- a CDS encoding hypothetical protein (COG:T; EggNog:ENOG503Q46P), which gives rise to MEDLDSFFTLMGLSREKNAGPHNPRIVHCSAGVGRSGTFIALEHLMRELEAGVLERWDEMVATANNSRRGSLREQRKMMVQAEGQYQFIYGVLRKLWVERYGGGGGGGGGGGGGEVVVGLRGGRDRDEKRRWRWRR
- a CDS encoding hypothetical protein (COG:T; EggNog:ENOG503Q46P), whose product is MPTMAHLPRFRRAKKELPAGPPLITNGLAGPSSSNNNSTTDPTGKITPPPGDLPLPAPESPLRPFGGKLSPFSRVFHRSQKRARDSPPASMPHSPLATAPVAGSVDGRPVSPLSLKMDTSGLQTAGENNGESGQQSLQVPQQQPQQQQQQQLKEKPSSSSSSSSSSSLLRAPKQVKMPAFLESNEIDIEFKFGELVWLERMRIQQGLENENSSSFSPDFRWARVKGPHLRKLDRYMNIQPWHNHRIKLQVPEGKLDYVNASPIVLHPFPISGRPREPDRYIAMQGPKQNSMDHVWRMVVEQVESPGVIVMLTETHEGHMEKCFPYFPRSQEDPPLEINERDEFGDGFRATVRCDGLEPTPAGDAIELRKLVITIHSRGGGGGGQNRKKSRSPVRLFTNGRDKTPEPSSAATRETERDADMDVKMKSPGAATSSSGTLEVPVLEEDYVPSPTESSVSSGGGASGGKDSLALSL
- the COG3 gene encoding Golgi transport complex subunit 3 (COG:U; EggNog:ENOG503NV3Q; BUSCO:EOG09261CWO); this translates as MFEDSWYSFVPDYQQQQRQAQSSGHQRKKSLLQPPNGVDNVDGAGSLPVLFEDQEDTNSPPEPTLSRRAKSYSDFYDIVKAQIGGRPHHKKKKGRRIRHGRTWEALGVSESLAAKLPVEQDAHDAELDKELLEASQQEFLLYHDQLVMTERHLGTLVEDANSALKVLESLSQSFRAVDEQTGSFKAQCDDLLTEQKRLQKLADDVGTDLHYYAYLDNVSRRLNAPGAGRLVEDDAFADILSSLDSCIAFMTKNTTYRDAESYLARYQALLTKALHLLEVGFTNRLNRVSAEISKQILATGSESARHALAYGRFEETLLESYSLIPNIQTVIRNVYDQNGHPQTALNWDIYANTANNIFYAYWAVRERDLKPLIQSDLDAFRSEAKESVETAARNFVKQCYERSYNEASLFRKIFAIETQYSTDPKSAFTALKSSHAGSLVTGTNVAPVATNLQSVLHNSDLRTVCNITGWVTNEYLLLDFDEDETPFVAHCRELTARLLTEHLWTFTDALFEAEISKSITKAAVAPDSLKIGPVTNNDSSSNAFPPIKRAIELLVMFDQSMPKERCQRNSPIIFSLLRESISCLHRAEARIRAAPHKGTDPDLFMIKNLLILKNELVTLEIGDIRNVHIGTQSVSGRIREMQHFGQIWDGILKPVGGNLIRGVWERVGSLGGRLGVYSGKFTAGFGRRRRRRQREWGQGGRRG
- a CDS encoding hypothetical protein (EggNog:ENOG503P0DS; COG:D; COG:Z): MYRTALRQTARTARPSQWVRHSSTGGEAQPRRSIIPLVAGAVLVGAGAGGFWAYQNYSQLSKQQEQVRSPKQAEKAEILREKPRKKAKSREESNELISPQHVQVKHSHDHPGVYAWGSNVGKVAAPDSKESNIKTPRRIPFFDGQILRDLKLERDFGVAVNEKGDLVQWGVGYNRDAPGPEVTLRGKDVTKIAVSRDRVIALSSNGQVYSIPVAKADQAFAENTPNSHSSWSIWSGSPSLTQHYRTLKPANLGWNEQVVDVKSGLEHCLMLTSRGRVFSAASSTEDFPSRGQLGVPGLTWQNRPAGPYDQPHEVGGLRGFKVREIATGDYHSLALDNEGRVFSFGDNTVGQLGFKTDLTATHIDTPSLLPVNQLYAGTNLKPKVTSIAAGGLSSFFTVDATKVQSESGSEVMPASELGRVVAETWACGSGIHGELGTGKWLHVSVAPSKVKALSDLYEYDEATNTVHPIRLNKIAVGSTHVCAVMDNVHGSKGNSKGGPQFGNDVLFWGGNESYQLGTGKRNNTNVPIYIGALDGDSVGAGKMDGELGRNRLQIAPRARVNLLTDKGGKAGKGRQVDVEQRVECGRCVSAVYSAV